TGGTGGTGCTTTCTCACCTATCGGTGATGTGACTACAATTATGCTATGGATTAAAGGCGTTATCACTACACAGGGCGTGTTAAGCGAGATTTTTGTTCCTTCACTTGTTTCAATGCTCGTTCCTGCCTTCATCCTTCAGTATTCGCTCAATGGAAAGTTCGATAAAGATCAGAATTTGCAGGTGGCTGAAGTAAGTGCTTTTACGAAGAAAGAGCGTAATATCATTTTCTGGTTGGGAGTAGGCGGTCTGATTTTTGTACCCATTTTCAAGACCATAACCCATTTACCTCCGTTTATGGGTATTCTTCTGGTTCTTGGTGTGCTATGGACAACTACCGAGATTTTCCATCATAATATTTCAGAAGAAGACACCATGGCCAAGCGCGTGAGCGACCTGCTGTCTAAAATAGACCTCTCAACCATTATGTTCTTCCTTGGCATCCTGATGGCTGTAGCCGTTCTGCAGGAAGTAGGAGTGTTGACAGCTATGGGTGAAGGACTGAATGAAGCGTTTGCCGGAAATTACTATTTGGTGAACGGCATTATCGGTATTCTTTCTTCTATCGTTGACAATGTGCCTTTGGTGGCAGGATGCATGGGCATGTATCCCGTGGCTGCTGAAGGAGCTATGGCTATTGATGGTATCTTCTGGCAGTTGTTGGCTTACTGTGCTGGTGTGGGTGGCTCAATGCTGATTATTGGCTCTGCTGCTGGTGTGGTTGTCATGGGATTGGAGAAGATTACCTTCGGCTGGTACATGAAGAAAATTACCTGGATTGCTTTCGTTGGCTATCTGGCAGGTATTGCCTGCTATTGGGTAGAGAGAGCAATTTTCTTCTAAATAAATTGAGAGGTGAGAATTGAGAGTTGAGAGGCTTTTTTAATTGAGAGTTGAGAGTTGAGAATTGAGAGGTATGATTAGTTTTGCTTCGAGTACTTACCATAGTCATAAGTAATCATACCTCTCAATTCTCACCTCTCAATTCTCACCTCTCAATTCTCAATTCTCAACTCTTACTGGTTCCTTAGTTCGCTTGGTCGTCGCCCGGTTTTAATTTTGAACTTAGCCGAGAAATAGTCTGGTGATTCAAAATTCAACTGGTAGGCAATTTCCTTAATACTCATATCAGTAGTGGTGAGCAGTTCCTTGGCACGCTGAAGGCGCAAGTCTTGCTGATAGACAGCAGGAGAGAATCCCGTATGTTCCTTGAATAGCTTGCGGAAGTTACTATAGCTAACGCCAAGTTCTTCAGCCACCTGTTGGATGGTGAGCGGACTCTCTAAGGCTTCGCGGATGCGCAAGCGGGCTCTGTTGATCATGTCCACATGTGCCTGGTTGCGTGACATTAGTTGAATGTTGCGTTCCAGTGAGTACATCATGCCAATCAGATGATTGACAATTCCCGCCATCAGTTGTTGAGAATAGGCGGCCTCTTGTAAAGCGGCCTCGTAAGCTTGTTTGTAGAGGGTAACAATACTATCGGAGAATCCAATATGGTAGATGGGCTTTTGTGGCGAAAGAAAGCCATGCGTCACACGGTCGTCCATGTTCTTGCCTTTAAATCCAATCCAATAACTCTTCCATCCCGTATTTTTTGATGGATGGTAAGTATGCCATTCGCCGGGGAAAAGAAGGTACATGTCTCCCTCATGGAGTTTGGTCTCTTTGGTCGATGCACTACGAAAAACACCTTCGCCTTCGGAAATGTAGAGTATTTGATACTCGTTTAGGCAACGGCCTTTTTCAATATCGAAGAAGTAACCATCTGCATGGCCTTTGGTGGGATAGGAATCACCAGGCTGAATCTCTTCATAGCCGATGGTAGTAACGGTTAGGCCCCAGAGCATGTCGCGCTCATTAGCCAACATATATTTACTTTTTTGAATAGACATGATGGTTTATTAATGGCTATTATGTTGTAATTATTCTATCATATATTACTTGTATCTTGGGCAACTAATTGGCTTGTTTCGCAGGGAATCCAAATCCAGAAAGTTGAACCATGACCTTCACCTTCACTAGTAACGCCAATGCGTCCGCCACAGCGGTCGGCAATACTCTTACAGATACTGAGCCCAAGACCAGTACCCTGTACGAAATCATTCAGTTTGACGAAACGGTCAAAGACTGCTTTTTGCTTGTCTTTGGGAATACCTGCTCCCGTGTCCTCACAGTACATGTAGATGCCTGTGGAGGTTTCTCCATTGTCGCTCCGCTTGTTCTCCTCGCAACGATAGCCCACCTTGATATGACCTTCGTGGGTATATTTCACTGCATTGGTGGTGAAATTGGTGATAACCTGTTGCAGGCGGCCTTTGTCCAGATGCGTGGGGAATGATTTATAGGGATTGTCAACGATGAACTCTACGCCTGGCTCTTGCACGCGTTGGGCAAGAGTCTGACAGATGTCATTGAAGGCAATGGCAAAGTCAACATCTTCGGCCTCAATAGACAGTGGCCCTTGATTCATGTTAGATGCCTCAATAATGTCATTAATCAGTCGGATGAGCATGTCGCAGTTGTTACGTATGATTCTCATGAATTCGCGACGTTCCTCAGTCGTGTCAATAACCTGCAGCAGGTCACTAAAACCTACGATGGCATTCAGAGGCGTACGTATTTCGTGAGTCATGTTGGCAAGGAACACACTCTTCAGCTTTCCGGAATCCTCCGCACGACTGGTTTCCTGACGCAATTTCTCCTGCGTCTCCATCAGTTCGGTGACGTCGCGGACTATTCCGAAATGTCCCGTTAATTGTCCTTTTTCATCGTGCATGGGAATACCGCTGATGGCAATCCATTGAGGGTCGGGGTTCACAGGCGATCTTCTGAAATGAAGGGTGATATTGAAGTTCTCATCAGTACCAACCATGTTTCCGAAAGTAGTCATTGCCAGTGCTCGCTGCTCTTCAAAGATATTATTGATAAACTCCTCGAAGGTCAGTGTGAACTCATTCTTCTGCAGCGTTCGCGAGAAGTGAAGTTTCTTTTCAGTGAGACTGGAATTCCATACCCACATATTACTGTTTTCCAACAGATATCTGAGCTCACGTTCATATTTTGTTCGCTTCTCATTGGAGACACGCAGTTCTTTTTCCTGATTGTATAGCTCCATATACATGGCACGTTCGGCAGTAATGTCGCGTGCAGTGACCACGTAATACAATAGCTCGCCATTTTCGTAGGTTGGAAGAATTCTAACCTCAATGTATCTGTCGATGCCAAGATCGGGATAATACATGTGTTGACAGGCATGCAGGTGGTGGGAACTTGACGGGTCGAAGTCGCCTTTGAAGAGTGGCGCGTCTTGAAGTCTTACGGTGTGGAAGAATGAGTCTTCGCTGGCCTCGTCATAGCCAGACAACTTTCGCATGTTGGCGTTCAGGGCAATGAGGCATCCATCCTTGTCGTAGAACGACATGGCTACGAGTGTCGTTTCGAAAATTTTCTGGAAACGGTTCGATAGCTCTCGTGCCTTTTCTTCCTCTTCATGCTCGTGAGTGACATCTTTCAGTGTGCTAACTATGTATCTTACTTGTCCAGAACTGTCTTTCTCGCTCAATAAGTGGCCGGTAATATATATCCAACGGGGTTCGTCGGGATTGTCCTGATAGAAAGACCTCCAGCGCATGTTCATTTCATAAGTCTTTAACTCTCCTTTCTTGATGAGGTTGATGTTTTTTAGAATCTCTTCTCTGTCGTCGGGATGGATATGATCTTTCAGCTGTTGGAAGTTGATACCTCCTTCTGGTAGCATGCTTCCATGTGTGTTTATAATCTTGTCATTTACCAAGTCGTATTCCATCACATCGTAGTCACTCTGCAACAGAGCCAGTTGCATCATGTGGTGCAATTCCTCCGTCTCTCTATTGGCATGATCTTCTTTTTTATGTAGCTTACGATTGATATAGACAAGACCAATCACGAAGAGTATAAGAAGGATGGTGCTGAACAATACGGTGTAGGGCAGATTGTTCTTGGCCTCTTCTGGATGAAACCATTTCTGCCTTAGTTGATACAGTTCACCATTCTGGTCCATACGAGCGTAGTAGTCATCAATGAGGTCGATAAGTTCTTTGTCATGGGCCACGAAATGAAATTCTCCAACAATGATGGATAGTGGACTGAGCACGATACTGTCTGTTAGTCCCAACTGATGAATACTCCATTTCAATGGCTCATCACCTCCTAACATATAGTATCGTTCACCGGAAGATACCATCCTGAATGCTTCTTTTGGCAAAACCGTCTCAAATGCACTGTCTGGTCTCAGTTCTTTCAATGTCTTGATACCCGCATGGTCATATTCTCCTACCACAAGCTTCTCGGCATTCTTCAGTTGACCTAATGTTTCAATAGGAGTAGCATTGATATTCGTTGCCACTTTCAAACGGTAATAGTCCAATATGGAGCGCGAGGTGTAGCAAGGCTGTTGATGAGGCACGAATACTGGGTCTATAATCAAGTCGGCTTCCCCTTTTTCAAACCAGTATGTGGCCTGATAGTTCTCTTTTGTCGTGAGGATGTACGGTATCTCCATCTTGTCAAGTATTGCTTTGATAAGCTCGTTCAGGAATCCGTCGGGTTCACCATCCTTGTTCAGAAACTCGTAAGGAGGGAAATCACGATTGGTCAGAACCACCAATGGCTTTTGCTCCGGATATCTGTCCCTTGGGTGTGCTTTCGTTTCAGTAGTTACCAAACATAGAAAACAGAGTAAGATGATACAGATATATATTCCTTGTACCTTGTTCTTTATAGGTGATAATTCTTTCATTCCGTTCTTACTGTTTAATAGTCATTTTTTCGATTGATGGCACTTGCTGTGGCAGGGATTGCAATCCATACCACAGTTCCTTTTCCTTCAGTCGAATTTATCTCTATAGTTCCTCCCATTTGTTCGGTAAGTTCCTTACAGATGGGCAGTCCTAATCCCGTACCTTTATGGTTGCCGCTTGTAAAACGTTCATATATTTGTGAGAGTAACTCCTCAGACATGCCTTTACCAGTATCCTCAATAGTGATAAAAAGCTTGCCGTTTATATAGTCATAACGAGCCAATACCATTCCCTGGTCTGTGTGTTGAACGGCATTTCTGACTATTTGTTCAATGACACGACCTATATTGGTATCGTCTATGTCAACAACCAGTTGATCGTATCGGTTTTCAACGATGTATTTTACTCCCTCTTTTTGATAGCCTGTCCATGCTGCCTCACAGTGATTGGCAAAAGAAAGTGAGAAATCCGTGGGCTGCTTGTTCATTTCAATCATGTGAGCATCCAGTCTTGACAGAAACAGAATGTCGTTGATGAGTTCAAGTAAGTGAGCTGAATTGTTTTTGATTTCTTCGATAAAGATGAGTTCGTCTTCAGGCGTGTGATCCTGTTCGAAAAGTTCTGAGAAACCTACAACAGCATTCAGTGGCGTGCGAATCTCATAGCTCATGTTGCGGAGGAAAGAGTTCTTCAGGTCTTCCACTTCTTGTGCGCGTACAGTCTCTTTCTGGAGCAAAACCTCGGTCGCTTTTATCTCGCTTAGATCACGGCACATGCCGAAATATCCGTTTACATTTCCTTCTGCATCGAATGTGGGCACAAAGCGGAACTGAAGGAACAGATTTTTGCCTTTTACCCGTAGTGTAGTCATGATGTCGGCGGTAATACTGTTCTTTGTGAGCTCATCCATACTGTTCAGTGCGCGCATGGCAGTTTTTTTTGACGTTTCATGAGCCAGTGTCATACAGCGCGATTGGGTCAATGTGTGTTGGATCACTTCCAGTCCTTTGAAAATGGTCAGTGTGTGGGTGCTTGGAGAATAGAATGCCATGCGCACACCGCCCACTCCCATCACATAGTTGATGTTTTGTGCATAGTCGGTCACTTTCTGTGTGGCCTGTTTTACTTCTGCAACACTCTTTTGAAGAGTACGGTAAGTACGGACGACCTCAGTCACATCCCTACCCGTACCGTAAGCGCATTGTAACGCTCCCTGCTCATCGTGTATGGGCACCAACTGGAGCTCGTAGAACATGGCATTTTCAGCTTTTGCAGTACACCCTGTTCCGTCAGGCTTCACGAATAAGGTAGAATAGAAGTAGTCAAATGAGTTATAGTCAAAATCCTTAATGTTCATAATCTGCTGCATGCTGATTTTGTTCTTGACCACTTCTTGCAGCGACATTCTGAAGGTTTTCTGTGCGCGCTCGTTCATGTCGGCGATATATCCGTCTTTATCGTAATATACCATATCGACTAATGCTGTATCGAATACAGAACGGTATCGGCTTAAACGCTCTAATGCTTCTTGCTGGCGTTTGCGCTCCTCGTAAACGTCTGAACAAACAGCAATTATAATGTGTGGTTTTCCGTGCTTTCTACGCAGAACAGACATGTTGATGACGTAGATACGGTCGCCTCCTTCGGGATTGCTTTCAGCAAAGGTGACGACTTCAAGTTGGAGGGTCTCTGCTTCTTCGTTTTCAAGCTTATCCAAACATTCCACTATGCGTCTCATGTTTTCTTCACCTACACGGTTGGTCATTGCACTGATAGGGTAACGCTGACTGGCAACACCGTCGTGGTCGAGCCAAGTGAATTTACGCGCTTTGATATCAAATAGCCAGATACTAAGTCCGCTGGTATGCATGATGAGGGCAAGTCTTCTCGTACGCTTTTTCCCTTCTTCAATAGCTCTCCGTTCCCTGTAAATGGCCCAAACAGCAAAGAAAACAAGCAGGATGACAAGGATGACGCTGATGTTCAGAATGTTCCATATCCATGATGGAATGTTCGTGTTCTGAGTTTCAGGATAGAACCATTTGTTTTGTAACGAAGACAACTCGTTTCTTGAGTCAATCTCGTTGTACACTGAGTCTATTTTGTTTAGCAGCCATCTGTCGTTTGACATAAAACGATATTCACCGTCTGTCATTTCTACAGGAGCTATGTTGAGATTCTCAATATGGTACATATGAAGCAAACTCTTCAGTGAGGCAGTGTTCCATAGAATCTGACCTTCTTCCGATTCCGATAGTTCAATGATAGCGTGCTTCATGTCGGTATGCGGAATGGCATTGTAGTGCCATCCGTTGCTTTCCATCAAATGATGACTGTAACTGCCTTCGTGTACGATGACCGTTTCATGACCTAAGTCGGAAAGTTTAAATATAGTTCGCTTTTCTTTTTTAGGCCATACTACGCTATGGGTAAACAAATGTACGAGAACTTTGCCGAATTTGGCATAAGGATTATGGAAATGCGCATCCATGCCAAGGCTGAGGTCTGCTTTGCCATCTTTTAGGTCGTTCAACACCTGACTGCGTTCTTTCAGTCTGATTACGTAAGGGATATTCAGCTTTTCCATGATAGCCCTAACCAAGTCAAGGTTGTAGCCCATCTCCTCGCCGTTGTCGTTGCGGAAAGCATAAGGCCACAAATCCAATGCGTCTTCAAATACCAGTGGATTTTCTTTGGTATATTCCCTTAGTGGATTTTCTTGATTTGTTGAGAAATCGTCTTGTGGTAGGGCAAATATTTGTACAGGCATGAATAACATGAACAGTACCGCAATTCCCATTGCATTTAATGATTGCCTCATTTCGTTTGTTATTGGTTAGTGCAGCAAAAGTACGAAAAAAGTATTAAATTGCAAAAGGATTCCTTTGTTTTTTGTTGTCGAACATTGTTTTTTGGTAAGAAATACTTAACTTTGCAGCAATTAACCCAACAATCATAAATTAAACATAACCCAAAACAATGAAGAAATTGTTCGTTTTAGCAGCATTCGCCTTGCTTGCTGTAGGCACTAATGCACAGGTGTATCAGAATCCGAACGCTCCCATCGAGGTACGCATTCAAGATGCACTCAGTAGGATGACTGTTCACGAGAAAGTGAATCTGTTGCATGGACAGAGTAAGTTCACCAGTGCCGGCGTGCCTCGTCTTGGTATTCGCCAGTTGAACATGGATGATGGCCCTCATGGTGTGCGTGAGGAGTTGGAATGGAATGCATGGAATGCCGCTCATTGGACCAATGACTCTATTGTGGCTTTCCCTTCTCTTACTTGCCTTGCAGCTACTTGGAACCGTGATTTGGCTACACTATACGGTCATTCTGTCAGTGAAGAGTTTGCCTATCGCGGAAAAGATCTTATGCTTGGCCCTGGTGTAAATATTCAGCGTACGCCTTTGAATGGACGTGCATTTGAATATATGGGTGAAGATCCTTATCTGGCTGGTGAAATGGTAGTACCTTTTATACAGGCCGTTCAGAAGAATGGTGTTGGTTGTTGCTTGAAACATTTCGTATTGAATGATCAAGAGACCGACCGCTTTAGCGTTAATGTAAATGTGTCGGAGCGAGCCATGCGCGAAATCTATCTCTATCCTTTCGAGCAAGCAGTAAAACGTGCTCGTGTATGGAGTATCATGGGTTCTTATAACCTCTGGCAGAATGTGCATTGTTGTCATAATGATGCTTTGTTGAATGGTATCCTGAAGAAAGAATGGCAGTGGGATGGTACATTAGTCAGTGATTGGGGAGGTACGCATAATACCATGCAGGCAGCTTTGGGCGGTCTTGATATTGAAATGGGTACAGACGGTGATGGCGTTACTCCTGCCAATGAGTTCGGATATGAAGATTTCTATTTAGCCGACAAATTTGAGAAGCTTGTAAAGGAAGGAAAAGTACCGATGTCAGTGCTTGATGAGAAGGCTTCGCGTGTGTTGCGTCTCATTTTCCGTACAGGAATGAATCCAAAGAAAGTAATTGGTAATCTATGTTCAGAAGAGCATTATGATGCCTGTCGCCAGATAGGCGAGGAGGGTATTGTGTTGCTGAAGAATGCTCCTGTTGGCAAGAAGAAAGAGTCTTCATTACTGCCTCTCAATCTGACTAAATATAAGACAATCCTTGTGGTGGGAGAGAATGCAACCCGTTCGTTGACAAAAGGTGGAGGCTCTTCAGAATTGAAGACACTGAAAGATGTTTCTCCTTTGGAAGGCTTACAGGCAAAAGCCAACGGTGTGAATATTCTTTACGCTCAAGGTTATGATTCAGGTCGTGCTCTATATGACAATGTGGATAAAGTAGAACTTTCAAAGAACGAACAGCTGAAGGCTGAGGCTATAGAGAAGGCCCGTCAGGCAGATCTGATTATCTTTGTGGGTGGCTTGAACAAGAATCATAAACAGGATTGTGAAAATGGCGACCGTGAAAGCTATGATCTCAGCTACGG
The sequence above is a segment of the Prevotella sp. E9-3 genome. Coding sequences within it:
- the nhaD gene encoding sodium:proton antiporter NhaD, producing the protein MATLTIFIVAVFVIGYLCIALESVTEINKAAIALLMCVGCWTLLMVSPGMYYPEIASGEVVHHISEVIEHHLGDAAGTLFFLMGAMTIVEIVDSNGGFNFVRDTLKTRSKRKLLWRVAFMTFFLSAILDNLTTSIVMIMVLRKLVQSREERLIYAALIVISANSGGAFSPIGDVTTIMLWIKGVITTQGVLSEIFVPSLVSMLVPAFILQYSLNGKFDKDQNLQVAEVSAFTKKERNIIFWLGVGGLIFVPIFKTITHLPPFMGILLVLGVLWTTTEIFHHNISEEDTMAKRVSDLLSKIDLSTIMFFLGILMAVAVLQEVGVLTAMGEGLNEAFAGNYYLVNGIIGILSSIVDNVPLVAGCMGMYPVAAEGAMAIDGIFWQLLAYCAGVGGSMLIIGSAAGVVVMGLEKITFGWYMKKITWIAFVGYLAGIACYWVERAIFF
- a CDS encoding ATP-binding protein, translated to MRQSLNAMGIAVLFMLFMPVQIFALPQDDFSTNQENPLREYTKENPLVFEDALDLWPYAFRNDNGEEMGYNLDLVRAIMEKLNIPYVIRLKERSQVLNDLKDGKADLSLGMDAHFHNPYAKFGKVLVHLFTHSVVWPKKEKRTIFKLSDLGHETVIVHEGSYSHHLMESNGWHYNAIPHTDMKHAIIELSESEEGQILWNTASLKSLLHMYHIENLNIAPVEMTDGEYRFMSNDRWLLNKIDSVYNEIDSRNELSSLQNKWFYPETQNTNIPSWIWNILNISVILVILLVFFAVWAIYRERRAIEEGKKRTRRLALIMHTSGLSIWLFDIKARKFTWLDHDGVASQRYPISAMTNRVGEENMRRIVECLDKLENEEAETLQLEVVTFAESNPEGGDRIYVINMSVLRRKHGKPHIIIAVCSDVYEERKRQQEALERLSRYRSVFDTALVDMVYYDKDGYIADMNERAQKTFRMSLQEVVKNKISMQQIMNIKDFDYNSFDYFYSTLFVKPDGTGCTAKAENAMFYELQLVPIHDEQGALQCAYGTGRDVTEVVRTYRTLQKSVAEVKQATQKVTDYAQNINYVMGVGGVRMAFYSPSTHTLTIFKGLEVIQHTLTQSRCMTLAHETSKKTAMRALNSMDELTKNSITADIMTTLRVKGKNLFLQFRFVPTFDAEGNVNGYFGMCRDLSEIKATEVLLQKETVRAQEVEDLKNSFLRNMSYEIRTPLNAVVGFSELFEQDHTPEDELIFIEEIKNNSAHLLELINDILFLSRLDAHMIEMNKQPTDFSLSFANHCEAAWTGYQKEGVKYIVENRYDQLVVDIDDTNIGRVIEQIVRNAVQHTDQGMVLARYDYINGKLFITIEDTGKGMSEELLSQIYERFTSGNHKGTGLGLPICKELTEQMGGTIEINSTEGKGTVVWIAIPATASAINRKNDY
- a CDS encoding ATP-binding protein, which gives rise to MKELSPIKNKVQGIYICIILLCFLCLVTTETKAHPRDRYPEQKPLVVLTNRDFPPYEFLNKDGEPDGFLNELIKAILDKMEIPYILTTKENYQATYWFEKGEADLIIDPVFVPHQQPCYTSRSILDYYRLKVATNINATPIETLGQLKNAEKLVVGEYDHAGIKTLKELRPDSAFETVLPKEAFRMVSSGERYYMLGGDEPLKWSIHQLGLTDSIVLSPLSIIVGEFHFVAHDKELIDLIDDYYARMDQNGELYQLRQKWFHPEEAKNNLPYTVLFSTILLILFVIGLVYINRKLHKKEDHANRETEELHHMMQLALLQSDYDVMEYDLVNDKIINTHGSMLPEGGINFQQLKDHIHPDDREEILKNINLIKKGELKTYEMNMRWRSFYQDNPDEPRWIYITGHLLSEKDSSGQVRYIVSTLKDVTHEHEEEEKARELSNRFQKIFETTLVAMSFYDKDGCLIALNANMRKLSGYDEASEDSFFHTVRLQDAPLFKGDFDPSSSHHLHACQHMYYPDLGIDRYIEVRILPTYENGELLYYVVTARDITAERAMYMELYNQEKELRVSNEKRTKYERELRYLLENSNMWVWNSSLTEKKLHFSRTLQKNEFTLTFEEFINNIFEEQRALAMTTFGNMVGTDENFNITLHFRRSPVNPDPQWIAISGIPMHDEKGQLTGHFGIVRDVTELMETQEKLRQETSRAEDSGKLKSVFLANMTHEIRTPLNAIVGFSDLLQVIDTTEERREFMRIIRNNCDMLIRLINDIIEASNMNQGPLSIEAEDVDFAIAFNDICQTLAQRVQEPGVEFIVDNPYKSFPTHLDKGRLQQVITNFTTNAVKYTHEGHIKVGYRCEENKRSDNGETSTGIYMYCEDTGAGIPKDKQKAVFDRFVKLNDFVQGTGLGLSICKSIADRCGGRIGVTSEGEGHGSTFWIWIPCETSQLVAQDTSNI
- a CDS encoding AraC family transcriptional regulator, with the translated sequence MQKSKYMLANERDMLWGLTVTTIGYEEIQPGDSYPTKGHADGYFFDIEKGRCLNEYQILYISEGEGVFRSASTKETKLHEGDMYLLFPGEWHTYHPSKNTGWKSYWIGFKGKNMDDRVTHGFLSPQKPIYHIGFSDSIVTLYKQAYEAALQEAAYSQQLMAGIVNHLIGMMYSLERNIQLMSRNQAHVDMINRARLRIREALESPLTIQQVAEELGVSYSNFRKLFKEHTGFSPAVYQQDLRLQRAKELLTTTDMSIKEIAYQLNFESPDYFSAKFKIKTGRRPSELRNQ
- a CDS encoding beta-glucosidase — protein: MKKLFVLAAFALLAVGTNAQVYQNPNAPIEVRIQDALSRMTVHEKVNLLHGQSKFTSAGVPRLGIRQLNMDDGPHGVREELEWNAWNAAHWTNDSIVAFPSLTCLAATWNRDLATLYGHSVSEEFAYRGKDLMLGPGVNIQRTPLNGRAFEYMGEDPYLAGEMVVPFIQAVQKNGVGCCLKHFVLNDQETDRFSVNVNVSERAMREIYLYPFEQAVKRARVWSIMGSYNLWQNVHCCHNDALLNGILKKEWQWDGTLVSDWGGTHNTMQAALGGLDIEMGTDGDGVTPANEFGYEDFYLADKFEKLVKEGKVPMSVLDEKASRVLRLIFRTGMNPKKVIGNLCSEEHYDACRQIGEEGIVLLKNAPVGKKKESSLLPLNLTKYKTILVVGENATRSLTKGGGSSELKTLKDVSPLEGLQAKANGVNILYAQGYDSGRALYDNVDKVELSKNEQLKAEAIEKARQADLIIFVGGLNKNHKQDCENGDRESYDLSYGQNELIAQLAQIQKNIVVVTFGGNPYAMPWIQQVPALVHCWYLGSEAGNALAGILTGEVNPSGKLPVTFAKNYEDYPYVKFGKEAYPGVNRQVYYKEDLFVGYRGFEKDKVQPLFPFGFGLSYTTFKYGKPTVSQEGKDWVLTVDITNNGKCEGKETVQLYVGNEKYATSKKEITRPAKELKDFVKLSLKPGETKQAVFRINANSLRIWDETAHGWKTESGNYKLYIGSSSADIKEVASLKI